The proteins below are encoded in one region of Ferroplasma acidiphilum:
- a CDS encoding 3-isopropylmalate dehydratase large subunit produces MNIVEKILFNHSAEPVNNISPGDIVTVNVDRTIIVDMAALHPEFIENPPVKPFNPEKISLVFDHYVPAPGIEIANRVNRLRKLVNRWGIRDFYDVGRGGISHVLGGEKGWFRPGSLIANTDSHTIATGAFNTLGRGLGTPEIMNIIATGKTWFLLGETLKVNLENSMRPGTSAKDVFFYMSSVIGDVPNKNIEFSGNGIYSLNIDQRSSISTMCAEVSAEFAVFPEDKVLRQYMVERGYGNYRPAAPDRDAEYANEINIDMEKIEPMVALPDRIINNVKPISEIGKVEIDVAVVGSCANGRLSDLRDVAEAVKNKKINDNVRFIVTPASKEIYEEALRLGYIDTIIKSNAMVTNPTCGACLGGHMGVVGNGDTVLSSTTRNFKGRMGAGGARIYLASARSVAISAINGYISGGFNE; encoded by the coding sequence ATGAATATTGTAGAAAAAATTCTTTTCAACCATTCAGCAGAGCCGGTAAATAATATTTCGCCCGGGGATATAGTAACGGTGAACGTTGATAGGACAATAATTGTAGACATGGCTGCTCTTCACCCTGAATTCATTGAGAATCCTCCGGTAAAACCATTTAATCCTGAAAAAATTTCGCTGGTGTTTGACCATTATGTTCCAGCTCCCGGCATAGAAATTGCAAACAGGGTGAACAGGCTCAGGAAACTGGTCAACAGATGGGGCATAAGGGATTTTTATGACGTTGGCAGGGGAGGCATTTCACATGTGCTGGGAGGGGAAAAAGGATGGTTCAGGCCAGGAAGCTTAATAGCCAATACTGATTCCCATACAATAGCAACAGGCGCTTTCAATACCCTTGGAAGGGGACTGGGGACACCGGAGATCATGAACATTATAGCTACAGGCAAAACATGGTTTCTCCTGGGAGAAACGCTGAAGGTGAATCTAGAAAACAGCATGAGGCCTGGCACTTCAGCAAAAGATGTGTTTTTTTATATGTCATCGGTGATCGGCGATGTGCCTAACAAAAATATTGAATTTTCAGGAAATGGCATATATTCCCTGAACATAGACCAGAGAAGCTCCATATCAACAATGTGTGCTGAAGTAAGTGCCGAATTTGCTGTGTTTCCGGAGGATAAAGTATTAAGGCAATATATGGTTGAACGTGGATATGGCAATTATAGACCTGCTGCACCGGATAGAGATGCAGAATATGCAAATGAAATTAACATAGATATGGAAAAAATAGAGCCCATGGTTGCATTGCCCGACAGGATTATTAATAATGTTAAACCTATCTCAGAAATCGGGAAAGTAGAAATAGATGTGGCTGTGGTAGGGTCATGTGCCAACGGGCGGCTATCAGATTTACGGGATGTCGCGGAAGCGGTAAAGAATAAAAAAATTAATGATAATGTAAGATTCATAGTGACCCCGGCATCAAAGGAAATATATGAGGAGGCTTTGAGGCTCGGGTATATAGATACAATAATAAAATCAAATGCCATGGTTACCAATCCCACATGCGGTGCATGCCTTGGCGGTCATATGGGTGTTGTAGGAAATGGGGATACAGTATTGAGTTCTACAACCAGGAACTTCAAGGGAAGAATGGGTGCCGGTGGTGCCAGGATATACCTTGCATCCGCCAGGTCTGTGGCTATTTCTGCTATAAATGGGTATATTTCGGGTGGTTTCAATGAATAA
- a CDS encoding metallophosphoesterase family protein codes for MKLLVLSDIHGNFDALQSVYDKEKYDKMIFLGDAVDYGPEPDRVLDFLKANSDINILGNHDNAVLTGSSCNCSFDMLELSDYTREHISMKLLGKNDMALLKTFKLNTDTEIDGKKFYMAHASPYNNLDGYLFANEAEKVFRNKPFFDSHDYILIGHTHFMMVYRNKIINPGSVGQPRDFTGKPSYAVIDTETMAISFKRVTYDAESMLEKLKTLIPDKDIYEKLRKYYV; via the coding sequence ATGAAACTGCTGGTATTATCGGACATACACGGAAATTTTGATGCCCTGCAATCGGTATATGATAAAGAAAAATATGATAAAATGATATTTTTAGGCGATGCCGTGGATTATGGCCCTGAACCGGACAGGGTTCTGGATTTCCTCAAGGCCAATAGCGACATAAATATACTTGGAAACCATGATAACGCAGTACTCACCGGTTCCTCCTGCAACTGTTCCTTTGATATGCTTGAGCTCAGTGATTACACAAGGGAGCATATAAGTATGAAATTACTGGGTAAAAATGATATGGCTCTTCTTAAAACATTTAAATTAAATACTGACACTGAAATAGATGGAAAGAAATTCTATATGGCACACGCGTCGCCATACAACAACCTTGATGGATACCTGTTTGCCAACGAAGCTGAAAAGGTGTTTAGGAACAAGCCATTTTTTGATAGCCATGATTATATACTCATAGGGCACACACATTTTATGATGGTTTACCGCAATAAAATAATCAATCCGGGAAGCGTTGGCCAGCCAAGGGATTTCACCGGCAAGCCATCATATGCAGTTATAGACACTGAAACCATGGCTATCTCATTTAAAAGGGTCACATATGACGCTGAAAGTATGCTGGAGAAGCTAAAAACATTGATTCCCGACAAGGATATATATGAAAAGTTGAGGAAATATTATGTATGA
- a CDS encoding LeuD/DmdB family oxidoreductase small subunit, protein MNKIEGKAWIFGDDINTDLMYPQICYTLPEKEKPHHAMEANRPGWASSVRNGDIIIAGKNFGTGSSRPAADNIKNLGISCVLAESLNGLFLRNSVNSGLPSLEVHGISGIVKEGNIVAIDFSSNTVMDKETGKVMKFKPLPAFLMEIIDNGGIINILKNKGLLGPPL, encoded by the coding sequence ATGAATAAAATAGAAGGAAAAGCATGGATCTTTGGAGACGATATCAATACTGACTTGATGTATCCACAGATATGTTATACATTGCCGGAGAAAGAAAAACCCCATCATGCCATGGAGGCAAACCGCCCTGGCTGGGCTTCTTCAGTCCGCAACGGCGACATAATTATTGCAGGGAAAAATTTTGGTACCGGTTCAAGCAGGCCCGCAGCCGACAATATAAAGAATCTTGGCATAAGCTGTGTTCTTGCGGAATCATTAAATGGGTTATTTCTGAGAAATTCTGTTAACTCTGGATTGCCTTCGCTTGAAGTGCATGGAATTTCAGGAATTGTAAAGGAGGGCAATATTGTTGCCATTGACTTTAGCAGCAATACTGTTATGGATAAAGAAACAGGAAAAGTAATGAAGTTCAAGCCATTGCCTGCATTCCTCATGGAAATAATAGATAATGGAGGAATAATAAATATACTGAAAAATAAAGGTTTGCTCGGCCCACCATTATGA
- a CDS encoding DNA-directed DNA polymerase II small subunit, translating into MDLIENRKEVLVYFQSKGIMVTKKALDVILDSSMGELLPKMVTQEVLDTGFLTENDVIKLIRSPQRKKMDFEVYIPDIKAHSSVEDFQEMFMDRYERLKKIIVQSSEMRGTYTIKSAKKAQGKVKIVGMVSEVSTTKNGHKRLLLEDLDDNINVFLLKGKGMNNELILEDEVLGVIGSVSNTGKDPVLFADEIIRPDIPYKLIDEQKKDPVFVASLSDIHVGSKTFRKNDFMKMISWIKASEEEASKLKYLILSGDVVDGIGVYPGQDKDLEILNPYEQYEKLAEYVNMVPDDVNVFIMPGNHDIVRLAEPQPVFSQKIKNFFNENVTLLPNPYNLVLENKNVLVYHGMSLNDMIELVPGASYASVGSSIEELLKRRHLAPVYGGKTPIIPSKRDYHVIDQVPDIFITGHIHSFSQGSYRGVRYINASTWQSQTDYQKMMNFSPNPSIMTLFDLNSKTQIIKDFKES; encoded by the coding sequence ATGGACCTGATAGAGAATCGCAAAGAAGTGCTGGTGTATTTCCAGTCGAAAGGCATCATGGTGACAAAGAAAGCACTTGATGTGATACTGGATTCCAGCATGGGGGAGCTATTGCCTAAAATGGTCACGCAGGAAGTGCTTGACACGGGATTTCTCACCGAAAACGATGTGATAAAATTAATAAGAAGCCCACAGCGCAAGAAAATGGATTTCGAGGTATATATACCGGACATAAAAGCCCATAGCTCTGTTGAAGATTTCCAGGAAATGTTTATGGACCGCTATGAAAGGCTTAAGAAAATAATAGTGCAATCATCTGAAATGAGGGGGACATACACCATCAAAAGCGCAAAAAAGGCCCAGGGCAAGGTAAAAATTGTTGGCATGGTTTCCGAGGTAAGTACAACTAAAAACGGCCATAAAAGGCTATTGCTTGAAGACCTTGATGATAACATCAACGTTTTCCTTTTAAAAGGGAAGGGAATGAACAATGAACTGATACTTGAGGATGAAGTGTTAGGGGTCATAGGGTCTGTAAGCAATACAGGCAAGGATCCCGTTCTGTTTGCTGATGAAATTATACGGCCGGACATACCCTATAAATTAATAGATGAACAGAAAAAAGACCCTGTTTTTGTGGCATCATTATCAGACATACATGTGGGTAGCAAGACCTTCAGGAAAAACGATTTTATGAAAATGATTTCCTGGATAAAAGCATCCGAAGAAGAGGCGTCAAAGCTCAAATATCTGATACTTAGCGGCGATGTTGTGGATGGAATTGGGGTATATCCCGGGCAGGATAAAGACCTGGAGATATTGAATCCATATGAGCAATACGAAAAACTCGCAGAATATGTAAATATGGTTCCGGATGATGTGAATGTATTTATTATGCCTGGAAACCATGATATTGTCAGGCTTGCAGAGCCACAACCGGTATTTTCACAGAAAATAAAGAATTTCTTTAATGAAAATGTAACATTGCTGCCAAATCCATACAATCTGGTTCTGGAAAATAAAAATGTCCTGGTTTACCATGGCATGTCGCTCAACGATATGATAGAGCTGGTTCCGGGAGCCAGTTATGCAAGCGTAGGGTCTTCAATAGAAGAACTATTAAAAAGAAGGCACCTGGCTCCAGTATATGGCGGCAAAACGCCAATAATACCTTCAAAAAGAGATTACCATGTAATTGATCAGGTGCCGGATATTTTCATTACCGGGCATATACATTCATTCTCACAGGGAAGCTATCGTGGAGTGCGCTATATCAATGCATCAACATGGCAGTCCCAGACAGATTACCAGAAAATGATGAATTTTTCCCCCAATCCCTCTATAATGACGTTATTTGATCTAAATTCAAAAACACAGATTATAAAGGATTTTAAAGAATCATAG
- a CDS encoding MFS transporter: MNYGTRAGLVHTARALYALNWMDMAPALEYIKTDMNLTVVELGTLVTAFYVGIAVFQVLGGYLSSYIGDKTTSLIGLLFVSIFAITSGLSVNFTELIVSRFFAGLSAALFFSPALSLLASIVPENKYAFHIGIYNGAFNVGGGVGIIGWAILDQYMGYRIPFIIAGVLTLALFFVLVFLFRNIENIKTNKSDIFASFKKVFSNRIIILVAFIGIAAMVAETILGQFFVYYLESIKYSVDLAGSISSLYLLIGFLGGVLGGYHFSRTKYKIGTFLAINIVLSILLILIGFIHYYIFIIIIAIAMGMITVYGMSITYTLVRYLARRDLVSLTLSFVNTLQLLVAVAVPVIFTIIVSQYNYELAWVSMGILGLIFVPLIFLAKGNLIKVVPS, encoded by the coding sequence ATGAATTATGGTACCAGAGCCGGGCTAGTTCACACTGCCAGGGCATTATATGCCCTTAACTGGATGGACATGGCTCCAGCACTGGAATACATAAAAACAGATATGAACCTCACTGTTGTTGAGCTTGGAACACTTGTAACCGCATTTTATGTGGGAATTGCAGTATTTCAGGTTCTGGGTGGCTACCTTTCATCATATATAGGCGATAAGACAACATCGCTTATCGGGCTGCTCTTTGTATCTATTTTTGCAATAACATCAGGGCTTTCGGTAAACTTTACCGAGCTAATAGTCTCAAGATTCTTTGCAGGCCTTTCGGCTGCGCTCTTCTTCTCTCCGGCTTTAAGCCTTCTTGCATCCATTGTGCCGGAAAACAAATATGCGTTCCATATAGGAATTTATAACGGTGCATTCAATGTTGGCGGCGGAGTAGGAATTATAGGCTGGGCAATCCTTGACCAGTATATGGGATACAGAATCCCCTTTATAATCGCAGGCGTTCTCACACTTGCATTATTTTTTGTCCTGGTTTTTCTATTCAGGAATATAGAAAACATAAAAACAAACAAATCCGATATATTTGCCAGCTTTAAGAAAGTATTCTCAAACAGGATAATTATTCTGGTAGCTTTTATAGGGATAGCAGCAATGGTGGCCGAAACCATACTGGGCCAATTTTTCGTGTATTACCTGGAATCCATAAAGTATAGTGTTGACCTGGCTGGCAGCATATCTTCATTATACCTTCTTATCGGTTTCTTAGGTGGGGTTCTTGGGGGATATCATTTTTCAAGGACTAAATACAAGATCGGGACATTCCTGGCAATAAATATCGTACTTTCCATACTCCTGATTTTGATCGGTTTTATCCATTATTACATATTCATAATAATTATAGCTATTGCAATGGGCATGATTACCGTGTACGGGATGTCCATAACATATACCCTTGTAAGGTATCTGGCCAGAAGGGACCTGGTATCCCTCACACTTTCCTTTGTAAACACATTGCAACTTCTGGTAGCCGTTGCAGTCCCCGTCATTTTCACAATAATTGTATCACAGTATAATTATGAACTTGCATGGGTATCCATGGGCATACTGGGATTAATATTTGTGCCTTTAATATTCCTGGCGAAGGGCAACCTGATAAAGGTTGTCCCATCATAA
- a CDS encoding ArsR/SmtB family transcription factor, protein MEKIRDVNIYKMLSDEIRLHIMKLLSEKDMPVSDIVNALNIEQPLISHKLKELRENGMTISRKSGKNIIYSISDTLLEDVLRVTENAGNKLDLACNCVECDNNDK, encoded by the coding sequence ATGGAAAAAATCAGGGATGTTAACATATATAAAATGCTGTCAGATGAAATAAGGCTGCATATTATGAAATTATTATCTGAAAAAGATATGCCTGTGTCTGATATTGTCAACGCACTTAATATTGAACAGCCATTAATATCCCACAAGTTAAAGGAACTCCGGGAAAATGGGATGACCATAAGCAGGAAGTCCGGGAAGAATATTATATACTCCATATCTGACACGTTACTGGAAGATGTTCTCCGTGTTACTGAAAATGCAGGAAATAAATTAGATTTAGCATGCAATTGTGTAGAATGCGATAACAACGACAAATGA
- a CDS encoding MFS transporter, with translation MLNLHINNIGISGKEFNKILPIFSYSVATFFLMDFAFFINDIVTTLHFTYIESFILLGIPFIGRMVTPFVYSYVGKIGVPRLALLAITSMAIISFIMGYETTFIELFASRFIIGIFFGLATSAAIEVSSITGDRKIIGLTMGGWAIGWLMGAIFFMILGSWELVSIAGIVFAPALLFSRKHNIISPMLKKFHFDFSIKVFLVFLLGFTPAYVLEVVPSYLGPSSFTESIIAYSIAVFAYLLLPALIIRFSLKKTLFSSLIIVAISGIIFFATTNIVFAVLFTAFGLGVNSLLPIISRNMDIDANKIGPSMNFSAVAGFIFPVVLTIGNEALNSAIAVFVAAIFLLLFYSIEFGNHGSGSKSIKKLFSSH, from the coding sequence ATGTTAAATTTGCACATAAATAATATTGGGATATCGGGAAAAGAATTCAATAAAATTCTGCCAATATTTTCTTATTCTGTAGCCACATTTTTTTTGATGGATTTCGCATTTTTCATCAATGATATAGTAACCACATTGCATTTCACCTATATTGAATCATTTATTCTCCTTGGAATTCCATTTATTGGAAGGATGGTAACCCCATTTGTGTATTCCTATGTTGGAAAGATAGGGGTTCCCAGGCTGGCATTGCTTGCAATAACCTCAATGGCAATAATATCATTTATAATGGGGTATGAAACAACATTCATTGAACTCTTTGCTAGCCGGTTTATAATAGGCATATTTTTTGGATTGGCCACTTCAGCAGCTATAGAAGTTTCATCCATCACGGGAGATAGAAAAATTATAGGGCTTACAATGGGAGGCTGGGCTATAGGATGGTTGATGGGCGCCATATTCTTCATGATTTTAGGGTCATGGGAACTGGTTTCTATTGCAGGCATAGTATTTGCACCGGCGTTGCTGTTTTCCAGAAAACACAATATTATATCTCCAATGTTGAAAAAGTTCCATTTTGATTTTTCAATCAAGGTATTCCTTGTATTCTTACTGGGATTCACTCCTGCTTATGTTCTTGAAGTAGTTCCATCTTACCTGGGCCCATCATCCTTTACGGAATCTATAATTGCATATTCTATTGCTGTATTTGCATATCTGCTCCTGCCTGCCCTTATAATCCGTTTTTCCCTGAAGAAAACATTGTTTTCATCCCTGATAATAGTTGCAATTAGCGGAATTATATTTTTCGCTACAACGAACATTGTGTTTGCTGTGCTCTTTACCGCTTTTGGCCTGGGTGTTAATTCACTTCTGCCTATAATAAGCAGAAATATGGATATAGATGCAAATAAGATAGGCCCCAGCATGAATTTTTCGGCAGTTGCAGGTTTTATATTTCCTGTTGTCCTGACAATCGGCAATGAAGCGCTCAACTCGGCCATAGCCGTTTTCGTTGCGGCTATTTTCCTTTTATTATTCTATTCCATCGAATTCGGCAATCACGGTTCCGGATCTAAGAGCATAAAGAAATTATTTTCCAGCCATTGA
- a CDS encoding arsenic transporter, translating into MTLLFYLALLIFAITLVLVLKKPKNIGIGYSALAGAVVTIILGISTLHDIITVWDIVWNATFTFISVIIISLILDEAGFFEFIAYKMALYSRGNGKKLFMLIILLGSGISAIFANDGTALILTPIVYAILYRSNFSKNRILPFIMATGFIADTASIPFIVSNLVNLVTAGYFHITFSRYTEIMLIPDIVSVVSSLFVLYIYYRKNIRDDFHTDPAVKPSSFIKDRRIFLMAFPATVLLMVLYFLSGFIGVPISFIAMPFALIFYIVARLGGRIDANHVIKIAPWQVVLFSLGMYIIVFGVSSNGLDSIYIVILNYFSSLPGPFPIITTGFFFAMNAAFMNNMPSVMIGDIAISGIAHPGLLMYANIIGNDIGPKFTPIGSLATLLWLYTLERKNSIKISFSYYMKTGFILAVPVLFFTLLSLYIMSLIV; encoded by the coding sequence ATGACATTATTATTTTACCTGGCACTTCTCATATTCGCCATCACACTGGTACTTGTACTTAAAAAGCCGAAAAATATAGGCATTGGATACTCTGCACTGGCAGGTGCAGTTGTTACCATTATCCTGGGAATTTCAACTTTACATGATATAATAACAGTATGGGATATAGTCTGGAATGCCACTTTTACATTTATCTCTGTTATTATAATTTCACTGATACTGGATGAAGCAGGATTCTTTGAATTTATTGCCTACAAAATGGCACTGTATTCAAGGGGGAATGGAAAAAAATTATTTATGCTTATAATTCTCCTGGGTTCCGGCATATCCGCAATTTTTGCAAATGATGGTACCGCGCTTATACTTACACCTATAGTCTATGCAATCCTTTACAGGTCAAATTTCTCAAAAAACAGGATACTCCCGTTTATTATGGCAACAGGTTTTATTGCAGATACTGCCAGCATACCATTTATTGTCAGCAACCTTGTCAACCTGGTAACTGCTGGATACTTCCATATAACGTTTTCAAGGTATACTGAAATTATGCTTATCCCGGACATAGTATCTGTTGTCTCCAGCCTGTTTGTGCTGTATATATACTATCGCAAAAATATAAGGGATGATTTTCACACTGACCCTGCAGTAAAACCTTCTTCATTCATAAAGGATAGAAGAATATTCCTGATGGCATTTCCAGCCACAGTACTCCTTATGGTTCTTTACTTTCTATCAGGGTTCATAGGAGTCCCAATTTCCTTTATTGCGATGCCTTTTGCACTGATATTTTATATTGTTGCCAGACTTGGCGGGAGAATAGATGCAAACCATGTTATAAAAATTGCCCCGTGGCAGGTTGTTTTGTTTTCACTTGGAATGTACATAATAGTATTCGGCGTAAGCAGCAATGGGCTCGATTCTATATACATTGTTATATTGAATTACTTTTCCTCGCTCCCTGGCCCATTCCCCATAATTACAACAGGGTTCTTCTTTGCCATGAATGCGGCATTCATGAACAATATGCCATCGGTCATGATAGGCGATATAGCAATATCGGGGATAGCACATCCCGGATTGCTTATGTATGCCAATATAATAGGCAATGACATAGGGCCGAAATTTACGCCTATAGGGTCACTTGCCACACTTCTATGGCTATATACCCTT